The genomic region GTGAAAgcctaaatttattttaattaattagaactgATTTTTGTACTTGACTGTAACATCAAATCTACTTGCAAAGCATTTATATCTATTATTTTTCAATTTATAATCCTTTCATACATTCACTCATACATCTGCACTTCTTTATATGTAATATTAAtcattaaaacccttaactaggtcaaCCACATatagaataaacaatattacatgaatTTGGTCACCCAAACCTAAAATATTCATTCCATTCCACctcaggagatagagaggacccagaAAAATTACAACATGTCATTTCCAAATGATTCTAATGAACTTCACATGCCAACACATCTTCCAATATTGACATAAAATGAAATGTATAGATAAACattaaagcaagttaatttgtcgGCCCAAAAATAAATCTCCAATGCAAATTGCACTATGTGGATCTACagacaccatggtgagacccaaaaacaCTAACTAGACTCATCCTCCAAGGAACTCAACCAAAATAAACTGATCCaaatgttggattattggggagattgtttgatttggttgttcattgcttctactaggatatgttgttgtcattgatgtcaacatattcctgtgagttattctagtgagtttggaaaaggtttttggtttggttttgtagtttggttttgctgatcaatgttttgcagTATCTAgtattccctctggtatattctggtgtgataagATCATGTGCTgatattttggattattgtttgggatgaacTTGTGTATCTAATTtcagatgattcatgatttggtgcaccgcaaattatctttcttcgtgacagttgctgattggttgtgctCTTGAACCTtgagacgttgacagatgaagagtTGAAAAGAGATGATGGTGCAACTAtttcagatgattctaacatgcttgatggtgtttcctattcATGTCATATTTATTTTGGtcatctgcattgatcgttgagcGATTTTTTGGTAATTTCTATGAACCAGggataatttgtgtgttatgtagtatttttggtggtgtagcttgttgcggttgatctttgcgggatttttggtggatgtaattgtttgggaatttgaattaggtccattctatgtaatttaaattataatattggttctgtggtcgatctttgtatcgtgtaatgtaatttttataattacgagttaagggtttagccgaccttgttatcaaggttgatgaattgtatatataggtgatatagttatgtaattttggtgttggtattgtgtctgcattattagagagaggtgattgtgtgaacaaggatatatcattcagtgaagtgttgtggtgagtttggtgttgtagagcaAAAAACtctgcttaactggaactatcatcaagcattagtagatgctattattgcaattcatttcttctggattgtagtctaaatcactttgtaagttagtgagactttcctgagggttgcagccttctgggcatatatctttacagcggtgagctctaggtagtgtgcctgaatgcatgtgcattccccattgtaatattttcacatactaccgcagagtatcatcttactatgggtaggttcccactatggttttcccttaatcgggttctccatgtcaaaatcttggtgttatgtgttgtgatgttaattttcttatctgttattgGTGTGGTTTATCAGTTTATATtttggaagtttaatttgttgtgcattcggtgaagactgattcacccccctccccccctcttagtcttccttcttgattggtgCTAACACCAAGAAGGATACAATACCAAAGTCAACCAGAAACCAAACCAAGTGACAAAATAGATCTCAAAATATCACAACTCCACTTGCCAATTAAATGATCACTTGAAAACTAAACTATAACACTACAAAAACCACATGAAAATTCCCTCCAATACACAACACTTGAATCCACGTATCTATAAATCCACTAGGAATTCTCCAAACTTGTTATGATAGATAGCCTTACTATAAGAAACAATAACAACCAGCTTTGCCAACTGACCAACATAGGACCTGCAAATATAATAGTGCAATATACACTGGAAACATAGACATTATATTCAGAATCATAACACAATGTTCAAATATCAGACAAATGCAAGACATTCTCTCAATGGgacattaaattttttttcttgcataaatactatttcttgcatattgaaaatTCTATTATACCATCCTTTTGGAAATAATTCAACATCTCCTCAAGATAATTCAACaataccaaaacacataaattctctttcctgcatattgaaactttcACTATACCATCCTTACTtccacatcaatgacaactcaaaacTAGTTAACATAAATTACAACAAGACACAACAACTCAGGTTTCCAACAAAGTGTAAATATGTGTAGTTACTTGTTCATCTAAGGACAAAATTATATATTCTCTCATTTATGGTTTGCACATTGGAAATCTAAAGAATGATGTAGGTTCATTAGTTCATAAAATAACCATGTTTTAGACATTATATTAGTTGTTAATCTCTTAATAGTATTGACCTCTTAAAAATATACTATTGTATTTAAAACAAATAAGCATAAATCAAGAATAATTAAGATTCATTGGGGAATTGAAAAATTTATAGTTTTCCACTATAAAATGTGATGTAATAAAATGTTGATCAATAATTTTGACTTGTTTCCCTCATTTCTGTGTACTTTTCTGACTACAATTGTGACTTTTTGGAGTTACATGTGATAGATTTGAAAGGAAGAGTAATTATTCTCTTATTATTCATTCAACACACAAGCTTAGTCAATCAAAAGTTATCACTAAAAATATCTTCACATATTAGGACAATCCCAGCCAAAAAAATTATTTCCTCTCTACTCATTGATCTAAAATGAAGCATACTATAGAGGTTTTATTTTATATGAATACTATTTTTTTCTCATTATCCAAGTATACTTAGACCATGTCTCCAACATCAGACGTATGCCCAATCTGGTGTTCTATATTCATAACAATTGTAACTTCAGTAGAGTTTAGCACCAATATTCATGTCCGTACCATGTCAAATGTGTTGGCACTTAATGATCACCCTAGTGACTAtgaatactctctctctctctctctctctctcactttatctcatcatctgcatatgtctttaatatttgtctctccctctacctctatctctctatccatttgtctccatcttcctctctcgctttatcttcatctttatctctatcttctagTCTCCTCCTTTATCTCTAAAcatatctatctctttctatccatctatctctctacttctctccctatctctatatttatctcttccatctctaccTATCCATCTCGCCAACCTATTTGTATCTGCCTCTCCTCTTTCTTTTGttcttcccccctctatctctccctctctccctatcgtAAACCTAACATAAGCATGTTCGCAATGGATtcttagttgatttgaagctatcacttctccatcgAGAACTTTGTTGCACAAAAAATATTATTTGGTAAATGGTCTACCAATTGAATGATACAAGCATATgcaaaaaaaagaccaaaaaattATTTGATTGACCTTCCACTACTCTTCAATATACCCATTGTACACTAAAATGTGATTGTTATCTATTAAATGCTAATTTACTAATTATGGAAAAGAATAGTTAAACGATTTTAGTTTGAGAGGGTCAAGGGAACCTTATAATTAATGAGTTAgactttttctttcattttatttatGAACATGCATTTTCACTAGCGTGGCTGCATAATTTTTTTACTGCATATTAACAATTAGATGGTTTACAAGAAAAACAACCTACAATAtaacctttttttctttttctattcaCATTTTAAGTTTGATAATGGATTGAGAGTAACGACTCCATCTGCATTTATTTTTGCAAAAGTGAACTTTTAAAATTATCTAGTAATTTTAAAATATAGAACTAATGCAAAATATTAATACAAATTAGAGGTGAACATAGAGGGGGAGTGAAATGGATTGAAAGATAGAGAGAGGTCGAaggagagataaaaatagagagttagagataaatagataaagaggaggaaggagagggagaTATAAGGATATAGAGATAAAGAGAGACATATGGATAGACAAATAGGGAAAGGGAGGGATGGAGaggaatagatagagagatatacagAGACAGGGTGAGGAATATATATGTGGCACTatgatagagtgatagagagatagagagagggggagaggtggaATGAGATAAATAGGTAGAAAGAGAAAAGAGGGGAAGAGGAGAGAAAtatgtagagagggagagagaatggaGGGGGAGAAACCTCAAtttatagagagggagaggaagggggAAATATATAAATAGAGGGAAATATAGATAGTTAGAGAGGGATACAATTAGATATATAGGTatgaagagagaggtagagagagataatGTGATATagttagagagggagagggaaaaacTCAAATCctaattatatatattttcatcCCTCTTATAATAattgtatattatattatatttatatcaaataattttattattgaagataatatattttttaaattaatttacattgtatgaaatatgtgagtataataataatacaaattattttatatatacaataattaattGGGTTCATAGAATTCTTAATACAAACCCTAATATCCTAACATCcccatcattttttttttgtgtttgaatAAAGTGAAAAAATAAATTGTCTCATTGTTTTAGCATTAACATTTTGAAGTATCCATCCTTGTACTATTATTTGTTGGTTAGTTGACATTTCAAGTTCAATTGAAGAGTTGGTTCcttaaaataaatatttgttaaatattgatgatggaataatttgCTAGTAAAAGTCTTTGTAGATTGATTGGTTGATTGTGAGTTGAATAAAAACAACTTTTCAAATATAAGAAAAGTAAAAAATGTGATTAAAATTACATAATTTCAAAGTAAAAGACCTCCCCTTTCATAAATTTGAGAAAATTATATCAAAACTAGGGTGTATTTTTAATGATAAAAATACttgttcaataaaataaatagataaaaataatttaacaattttttttaaaaaattatattaaattataataaaatatatatatatatattatatttaaaagatATCTAAATaagtcaaaaacaaaaacaaataaaatttttattgctaacagtttctggatttgattgtgttaaAAAAATTTATCATCACAATGTACATAAAGTTTTTAAATACTGATTGGATttgattgtggaaatctaatagcaTTGGTAAATAAAGCTGACAATGTACATAAAGTAAAATGATCTTGAAATAATTTTTAAGTAAGAGGCATCAAAATATGAAATAAAGTGCTAGAGTTTCAAATAATCTAGTTGTGTCTTACAAAACTAATAAGATAAAGTTTGTGTACAGATTTTATAatcaatattaatatattaatatattaatatataaaaacaATTCTTAACAAAAATCCAAAGTGCAGAATTGATAAGCTTGAAGAGTATGTGAATGACATCAAAGATAGCCTGGATAATCTGGTGGAAATTAGCCATGATGGTCGACTATAGAACCATACCCATAGCCAGTGATCCTACCTTGGGGgagaaatagaaaaagaatgcttcggAAGGTGGCCAGAGTGCTCCTGGAGGAAAGACTATTCTGGGTCCTTGTTCTAGGACCAAGAGCTGGAGCCAAGACCagggtacctctagattcatcatggaggatttggagaaaatcaacaagaagattattcagaagAATACTGAATTGGCGCATTCACTTAGTTGAGggccttttcctctcttttttgaatacttttcattttgttttttggtGTTGGGTTTTTGTGGGGTTTCACTTATGATTACTGTCTTTTTGGTTGTTGGCCTTGGTTTGTAAAAATTTGGGTCTCAGTCTCTGTAAAACctttttatctttatcaaaaacaattcttaacaaaaaataaatttaaaataaaataaaatattgaacaaaataaaaataattcttcaataaaactatatatatatataattcatttttctctaaaatattttaatttaatttatatatttttatattatttataaataaatatactttataaaaataattttaattatgccACCAGCTGATATTTGAAATCTACCATTGAAAATTGGGGAAAATCAGTGCAAGACGATTGGAAATATTACCTCACCTGATCGCCCTTCGCTTTCCATGTACGGTGATGATTCTTGAATGTTTGGAGGATTGTGTTTCGATTAAGGTCTTCATTCTGACAAAAAAAATGTGCACATGAAAGCGGCCTGGCTTAAAGAGCACACACTTAGCTGTCAAACTTCTTAGGTGGTTCTTGTGGGGTCCATTCAATCTTAACACCTGTTTATGTTTCTCCATTCCTGTGAGCAGTCCCATTATTGCGCAcatagccaaaccaaatccaaactcATCTACCTCCCACATTGCAGTACTTCACACCTAGTCGCTTACATTTTACAGTGTACTTCTAACCCTTGCTAAAATGAGAGTTTTTCACAATGATGTCATGATAGAGTAGGATACAAGaaataatgaatttgttgaaagggtttcagaaactttcaagcaaatgcaactggCAAGTGTAAAGCCACATTCTGTAACCTTTGCCAGCaccctccctgcctgtgccaacaCGGAAGGTTTCAATTAGGGTATGGATGTCCATCAAATCTTAATAGAAGGGGGTTTTTTGTTGTCAGATTTTATAGTTGAAAACGCTTTGGTATATATGTTTGCAAACTGTGGAAGCATAGGCAAAGCACATGAagagaatgcctcaaagagatgtcatttcatggaacgCAGTGATTTtaggatatgcataaaatggaaGCATAGAGCACGTGAACAGTTaaaaaaatgcctcaaagaaacgtTTTCTCATGGAATGCTCTAATTGCAGATTTTTgacaaaattgattattttaaaacgCTTTCGGAACTCTCAAGAAAATGCATGTATAAAGCCAGACTCTGCAACCTTGGTTAGCATTCTCCTAGCCTGTATCAAAATGGGAGGTTTGGAACAATGTATCAACATCCGTTAAATCATAAGGTATAGAGCAATTTTGGTCAGTTGCAAAAGCTCAACTATATTTCTACCTTGTTTACAAGAAATTCTACAGCCTTGTTCTATTCCACATTTCtccaaactcttttttttttttaataaacctTTTTTAGAAAATTGCATTATTGCATTCTATAGGTGTGTTAACATCCTTATACTAAAATTGGTCTTTGTTCCTTCTCTTAGCATCTTGTGTTGTTTTCAATGGGCTCATTATTTTCTATCAATTAGTTGATATAATTTCAATCTTTCAttcttattatttttaaatgtAGAAGTAGGATCAAGGTTACGGCAAATATGATGTCACTAAATAATGTAGACAAAAAGGTAAAGGAAATGGATCAAGGATTAGGGATATAGAATATTTTGTGCAACTTTTGGTAAAGGAAAATATGGAACTCCAAATTTCTATGATTCGAGAAATTGGTTATGGATCATTAATGTGGCATGCCTAATTATAGAAGAAAAAGAGCAAGTAAAATGGGGTAGAAGACTTTCAAGGTTCAAAGATTGGTTTTACAATTTTACCGCATACCTTATACCTTCTGGGTATGATGGCATGAGTAATCCTATAAGTATTGGTCCAACAAGGATGGGGGAAGATGGGAAATGGCATGATAGAAATGAGCAAGGAAAATACAAAAAGCCAAATATTTTGAGACTTAAAGGAAAGTGAATACTCAAATTGTACATATCGTGCATATTACAAATTACAAATTCCAAAATATGAATCTTCCTATCTTTGATTTGTCATCGATTTCAAAGACCAAATATTGGTAATAAATGAATGATCTCTATAGAATAAATTATTAAACTTGTTAAACTTATAAAAAGATTAAATTTTGCATTAGGTCACTTTTATCAATTATTGTTTTGGCCATTATTCTTCTCTATAGTTTGAAATCAACTATGCAACTATGTATTCTCTTGCAAGAATCAAAATGCAATTGAAGCAAAACCTCTAAATGGGGaagatatgcaaaaaaaaattaggacCTACTCTATGCATGTTGATTTGCATTTGCTTGAGGTTCCAAGGACATTTCAAATAGTTATATTGAAGAAAAGGTAATGTAAACCATGTGTTCAATTTCATggtgttttttattatattatacttACTTGTTTGTAACATTATTAACCATCGATCAATTTTTCACATGTCTATATATACTACAAGTTCTAACATATGAATACTCCTATCCTTCATTTCAATGACCTCTTATTGGTGATAAATGAATTATGTCTATATGATAAATTATTAAACTTGTTCAACTTATtaaaaatttacaatttacaacatgtcACTTTTTTCAATTCTTTTTTCTGCCAGTATTCTTCAGTTTTCATAGTTTAATATTTTGaccaatattcttctattcagtgtacccattgcacaccaagatgcaattgctagtttatagtATTATAATAAAGATGTGTTCTATTTGTAGATCATATGTTAACTTAATCAGCAtaaatttgtaaaaaaaataaaataaagcaaaTTAAAACATATATGAATCTTCTCTTAATAGAAACGTTGACTCTAGAGTCCTAGACCCACATCGGGTTATGAGGGCATGGTAGAAGTGAACTATAGTTAAACCCATTTCCAAAATTATCAAAAGataaaatttaacataaaaataaTCCTCAACTTAAAGCTCGTAATGACGGGAATTAATCAACTAACCCCTGGCAGTGGGGACACTTGAAGTTAGCGCCTAGTCTTGCTGACAAGTCCCACATAAATTCAACATTGGTCCTTTAATTACACGACACATATTTATGGGTCCCACACATATCCACTAAGATATTATATAAATGAAACTGTGGTTTTGCCGAGAGATAAAACCGTAAGGGCACAAATGTTGTGTTAGCATTAACTTTGAAGTCTCTTTGCTTTCGTACTGTATTTGGTATGATTTGAAGTACAAGAATATATTAAATATGACAGAAGTAATAAATATCTAGGTCTTTGATGTACTTAtgcataaaaaattatattttgttggaAGGGAAAAAAATTTCACACTCATACAAGCCAAtggtaataaaataaataattttttataattattaaaaattaaaattaaatttatactataataattttgttgaatttttttaattttaaagtgtcattgattaaactaattcaagaaaagaaaggaaaaaaggttGATGATGACGTACATGACACCTTTCGGCATTTTCATTTATTGTAGGTATCCGTGGAGATGTAAAGGGAGTATTAGATGCCGACTATAGCCGCCCCCAACTAACAGTTTCTGTCCCCTGTGTTATCCGCCTGTCATCTTCATGCAAAGCAGATGTTGAAGGGCGGCACCACCAGTCTTCTTCCACATAACTCCAAATATTTTTCCTCCTCCCTTCCCAATGTCTCCTCTCCTATATAATATCTAACCACACATACTAGCGAACGCAGGCAATCACAACTATCCTCCTATGCTTAACGtctctttttcttttattgcaATCTTCACCACCACGCAAGCTGCTCTTGCCGTTCTAAGATGAATAATGGCCGATTTGGGTGAAATTCGGAGAATTTATGACATTCTGGATGAAAACGCAAATGGAATGGTAAGCGTTGATGAAATGTTCGGCTTCATTAACAAGCTCGGAATACCAATGTCCAAAGAAGACCTGAGATGTATGCTCAACAACCCTCTTCAGGACGACCTGCCATTTGAGGAATTTGTTGATTTTTATCAATCCATCTTCAATCACCAAGATGACGGAGAAAATGATGAGCCCGATGATTTGATGAAGGCATTCAGGGTTTTTGATGAGAACAAAGATGGGTACATTTCTTGTAACGAGCTTCAGAAGGTGCTGTCCACAATGGGATTGATTCCGCGGGGTCAAGATTCACAAAACTGCGAGAAAATGATATGTAGATTTGATTCGGATGGTAATGGAGTTTTGGATTTCTCTGAATTCAAAAATATGATGTCCTCTAAGCTTTCCCCTCATGTTGATGAGGATCTATATACATAGTTCTAACAATTATTTATCGTTGACTAAATATCTTGTCCACTAATATATAATATTCTTGTGTGCGATTGATCAAATTATTAATTTGTGCATTTCTAAACAAGTGTCATGTAGTGATgaatatttgtctttatagtatggttataaaaatatttgttgtaattcttaattattataattttgaattattgttatttaaaattatattattttgattatatttaaatgtaatattaactataactctcacttcaatgaaataatattaataattataattaatataaacattagcctattAATGGGTCTCTCGAAGTTGATTTGGATAGCAAGGGGAATGAAGTTTTTGGTTGGATGAAACCGGATGTAGGATGAGTGAAACTCAACTTTGACGGGGTGTCAAGAGGGAATCCAGGCCTTTTAGGTGTAGGCTTTGTAGCAAAAGATTGAAACATAAATATTTTGGCAATTGGAACTAAAAGATTGAAGGAAGATACAAATAATGAAGTCGAAATGCAAATGACTTTATTAGCAGTCAAGATTGCCAGGAAATTATTAGCCTCACAATT from Cryptomeria japonica chromosome 3, Sugi_1.0, whole genome shotgun sequence harbors:
- the LOC131070994 gene encoding calmodulin-like protein 3 — encoded protein: MADLGEIRRIYDILDENANGMVSVDEMFGFINKLGIPMSKEDLRCMLNNPLQDDLPFEEFVDFYQSIFNHQDDGENDEPDDLMKAFRVFDENKDGYISCNELQKVLSTMGLIPRGQDSQNCEKMICRFDSDGNGVLDFSEFKNMMSSKLSPHVDEDLYT